GGTGGAGACACCACAGGACATGTTCTATGGAGGCTGAAGAACGGGGAACTGGAGAACATTAAACCGAAGGTataagcagaaaagcaaaccaCGCAGCCCTGTGCTGGCTTGGAAGAGACTTTAGCGCTTGGGCGGCGCAGAACCGAGTGAGCTGTTACTCGTAACAGaaccttttctttcagcagccATTGGCACCGAGCGCACGTCAGGTACTGAATGTGTTTGGCTAAACCAGAAGCGTCTGGGAGGAGGGCTGCGCCTCTCGTACGCAGGGTTTACGCTGCTGAATATGCCAGTTGGAAGGTGTCATCAATAAACAGAGGTGGCCTCCCAGTCCTAGCAAAAGTGTCGCTCAGGCTGATGACTCGCTGTAGCTAGGCGTAGTTTGGAGTTGCAGCATGTCTCTCAGGCCTGAGACGCGCTCTCGGCCTCTAGAAAGGGATAAAGAGTTAGCAGAGGTGTTCAGGGTGCATGGTGAAGATCAGCTTCCTGGTCTGCACCTACAGCCACCACCCTGTTCTGGGCATCTTTACTGAACGCGGTGGATGGTCAGGGTGCTGCTACGCGGCGCATACCCCAGgtggggaggctgtgctgctcGTGTTGGAGCCTGCGCTCTTGAAGTGCTGAGTGGAGCCTGCCCCTAAGGAGCTTGCGCTGTGCCGTATAACTACACGTTACCCTCTTTTTTTGACCGATGTGGGCTCCTGCAAGTATGTTACCTAGGAGGCTTGGAAATGGGGTGGGCTCAGACATCTCTCAGGCTGTCCGGAAAAGCTTCAGTAGCACCAGTTCTTCATCCATACTGAGGGCCAGAAGAGAAGCTTGTAAAGGCGCCGTTCGGAAATCGGCATAGCTGACAGCCAAAGGCTTCCTGCAGTCTGGGTTTAGCCTTAAGCCTGACTCTTCACGTAGCTCGTTGGTTGCAGATGATGCCTACACAGGGTTTTAGGGTTACCAAACCTGTTGCAACTCATCCTGAAAGCGtcacaaacattttattttctccctgcaggtCATTGTTGTTTGGGTCGGAACAAACAACcatgaaaacacagcagaggaagTAGCGGGTGGAATCGAGGCTATCGTGCGCCTGATAAACACCCAGCAGCCACAGGCCAAAGTCATTGTGCTGGTACGTCTCTTGGAGCACCGCGAAAACGGGCTGCGTCCTCTGTACCGCGCCCCTGCGGTACTGACAGTTACTGGTCGTTACTGGGGAGGGTGGTTGCTTTGTTTTCCGCTTTGGTGAGCCTCCCCTCGTTCACTTGGCCTCACAGAAGTCGTCCTTCCAGCCCCTACGTAACCGTGCCTGTTAGCGGTATCGCTGTCCCGCGTAGAAGCGGTGTTGGAGAAGGCCCGTCAGGGGGAGAAAAGCTGCCCAGGGCCGGGCTTCCTTGTCCCAGCAGGGTAGCCGGTGCCCCTCCGGTCGAGGAGCTGGGTGATGGCATCCAGCACGCTGCTGAGAGCTTGCGCAGAGAGCACAACTGATGTGTTgttggtggggagggggaagacaGCAGGCAGGTGCTGTGCCAGTTGCGCTTGTAGCTCGTACGGCTCCTTCAGTTGCATTTCAAATCAGGTCTGAATGGGCAAGGCCTGACGCAAGGGATGAGTTCCTCGGCACAGCCACCTTAAATCTTGGAAGGTGGCCGGAGCTGGAAGGGAAGGCAGGCATTGCTACACCATCAGAGTCGTATGAAGCTCTTTTTTGTCTCCTCCTTGTGCCAGGGCCTGCTACCTCGCGGAGAGAAGCCAAACCCGCTGCGGCAGAAGAACGCCAAGGTGAATCACCTGCTAAAAGCCTCGCTCCCCAAACTGCCCAATGTCCAGCTTCTGGATGTGGACGTCGGCTTCGTGCACTCAGATGGCACCATCTCCTACCACGACATGTTTGATTTCCTGCACCTGACGGGAGGGGGCTACGCAAAGATCTGCAAACCCCTCCACGAACTGAtcatgcagctgctggaggagaccCC
This sequence is a window from Phalacrocorax aristotelis chromosome 22, bGulAri2.1, whole genome shotgun sequence. Protein-coding genes within it:
- the PAFAH1B2 gene encoding platelet-activating factor acetylhydrolase IB subunit alpha2 isoform X2 — protein: MESRGEPQPQPPMSQGDSNPAAVPHAAEDVQGDDRWMSQHNRFVLDCKDKEPDVLFVGDSMVQLLQQYEIWRELFSPLHALNFGIGGDTTGHVLWRLKNGELENIKPKVIVVWVGTNNHENTAEEVAGGIEAIVRLINTQQPQAKVIVLGLLPRGEKPNPLRQKNAKVNHLLKASLPKLPNVQLLDVDVGFVHSDGTISYHDMFDFLHLTGGGYAKICKPLHELIMQLLEETPEEKRAALA
- the PAFAH1B2 gene encoding platelet-activating factor acetylhydrolase IB subunit alpha2 isoform X1 — protein: MESRGEPQPQPPNRMSQGDSNPAAVPHAAEDVQGDDRWMSQHNRFVLDCKDKEPDVLFVGDSMVQLLQQYEIWRELFSPLHALNFGIGGDTTGHVLWRLKNGELENIKPKVIVVWVGTNNHENTAEEVAGGIEAIVRLINTQQPQAKVIVLGLLPRGEKPNPLRQKNAKVNHLLKASLPKLPNVQLLDVDVGFVHSDGTISYHDMFDFLHLTGGGYAKICKPLHELIMQLLEETPEEKRAALA